The sequence GCACCTGACCCAGCCCTCACACCTTTCACCCCACCCTGCTCCAAGGGCCTCCTTAGGGAGCATTTCACCAAAATGATATCACTGCTCCGGCTGCGCGGTGTCAGTCCCGAAGCTCTATCCGCTCTGCGCCACTGCCTTCACTAGACCGTACGTCATCTTCAGCTAACAAAACCCCCGGCTCTCAGCCCTCTTGGGACTCAGGTGCATTTGTACCTGGACGCAGCGTGCAGGTAGCTCGCTTGTTCTCAGCAGAGCAGGCTGGTGAAAATAGCGGTGCTTTACGCTGCTGAAGGTAAGCGCGTACTTAAGCCTTTGGCAGGACTGACACCTTTTTTGCGGCCGTGGTTTGTGCCATAAAGACAGGCAGCTTGCTGAAAGGTGTCTAAATCTCCCTGAATGGTTACTGTGAACACTTTCTGTGCAGCATTAGGGTAgaaggttttggggggaggcTGCCTGAGTGAGCTCTCCGCACTGTGCTGGGTCTGTGAGACTGAAAGGCTTTTAACTTGCAATCTTGCCAGCACACATACTTCCTATTTCAAGGtagaaagcaaagattttttttaaaaaataatttctttaaaggtAGCGTCATAGGGTAGGTTGGGATATACaattcacatggaaaaaaatacactttttcaatataactgattttttttttgaagatgatgCACTGACAATGAAATTCTTGCTGTTTCTGtacccagctgcagccagatgAATCCAGTCTTTGTGAGTCACACAAGGTTAGGTTAGGTATTTGAAGAGTGTTTCCTGGAGTCCTTActgactgttttatttttcagctataAACCATGGAGAACCTGCGTAATGCCAACAGCAGATTTGCACTTGATCTGCTCAGAAGGTTTAATGAGACCAACCCAACAGGAAAcgttttcttctctcctgtcagtgtctctgctgctttggcCATGGTCCTTTTGGGGGCCAAAGGCAATACAGAGGCCCAGGTGCTGAAggttagtaaaaaaaaaaaaaaaaaaaaaggaaaaattctcttttgctttatattttatttacattaaaaattgttgtgttttagaggaaggaaaatgaaaggaggGTATTACTTTTATGTGCTCAGGACAAGATTTTTGTCGTGCTCAGTGAGTCTTCCAGGGGCTCTTTTCTGCAGTTACCTTCTGCTGCCCTCTTTCCATATTTGCTATGGCCCTTGTTTCTCACTTAATTTCACTTATTAAGTTAATTCTTGaagtaggaaaataatttcattaattaaTCAGTCTCCATTTAAATTGATGGGAGTTCCCAGCAGCAAGGCCTTACTAGTTTTCATGAGACGTTTCGACAAAGAACTATTGTACTACAAGGTTATGAATGGTATGCTTATTACTAATAACACTGTGTATTTTGTAAGAAACATAATGATAATAGATAGTTTTATATTGAAAGCGTAACAACTATGATAATACATGATGATGCTACTTAAGTATCAGTATCTTAGTAACAGCAAGGCACTTGGATACCTGAGGAGCTGAGCCCACATGCTTATTCTTACCATAGCCTTAGGTTAGGTAGGATAGTTTAAAAAAGCTCATTATAAATTGCAAAAACGGCGTATGTAGGAGCGTGCCAGTTTCCCCTGAGGCTTCCTGCACGGAAGGGACTCGGTCACCattaatttttccctttgttaGGCTAACGCACGCTGGCACAAAAGGGCGTGTGAGACTTCTCATTGCTGTCATCATTATGTACCTGCCTGTGAATAATTTCACCTTTGCATTCTGGACTTTAGGAGGAACTGTTTTATACTGTTGAGTGGTGCAGTGCTTACTGAATAagacaataaaattattttcccactACTTTGTACAAACAGACTTTGAACGTATGTGCCATATAATCAAACTGACAGCCCCGCCTAGGATAAACCCAGTGACAGCAGAAATCATGCAAAAGGAActtggggaagaaaatgtgtttcagcACAGTCATCTCACTAAGCTAGTTAGGGAGGCAGTGATTGATAACTGTCAAGGGCTGTTTGCAAGCCTATGGAAACTTGTTTCTGTGATCATAATCCTGTTGTAAATTGCCTCCGTGATGTTTTTGCTCAGCTATTCATATGTACAAGACAGCTTGCATTAATGTGGGCAGCAAAGCCTGACCAAAAACCCAGTGAGATAAAATGACGCCTTGTCTTTGAATCCAGTGGCTGTTTCACAGCAGTCTTCCTTACTGAGAAATACAGGATTTAAGTTTGAATGTTAATGTCCCTGCTTTGGTCTAGTCTTCCCTGTCGGTGAGGTCTGGCAGCTCCCGCTGTCGTATCTGTAAGCCTCGGCTAGCCAGCCTGCCTCTGGGAAAGGAGCTACTGGTAAAGAGAAACTGCAGTCATCCATTTGATTGTTAAGATGATACTGTTTTggtttatatacatatataaagcagttatattttcataaaaccATAAAAGATAATTGTTTTAACTTTTCTTAAGGCCTCACCAGGGCTAGTTTTGATTGTAcgttctgaaaagcaaaaccccaGGCTGCCTTGGGCCAAACGGGGAAGCAGGAAAACTGAAGTGTCTCTATGGCATCGTCTCTCTTCTCAATTCCCCACCTGGGAATGAGTCCTCGTGCCCAGCGGTCCACGGAGGGGAGGCATGCAGACGTCACGCAGACGGGACTCGGGGTTATGATCAACAGCTTCAGCTGTGACTACTTATAAACCAGGAGCTTAATACGAGTGGCTGACACAGGTAGCATAGCACCAAGAAACGGTTTCATTCATTGTTCGAGGTATACAGAAGTCTCCAAGCAGCTTCCAgcttcttcttttctcttttttcaacCTACCTGCTGGATCAGACCCACCCTATGTATAGATGTACTGTACATTCTTTTAAGACTATTAGCAGCAGCTAATTCTCTTCTGTTATTTCAGACGCTTCATTTTGACAAAGTTGAAGGTATCCATTCAAGATTTCAGACTCTGACTATGGATATAAACAGAAGCAATGCTCCCTATCTCTTACGGCTTGCCAATCGGCTTTATGGAGAGAAGTCCTACAGCTTTTTGCCGGTACGCTGGTGCAGATCGTGACGGTGTGGTGGAACCTGGTGGGGAAAATGCAGCTCCTTGAGTATTTACAAAGTAGAAAAATTTCTGGGCATATTTCTAAATGTTACTGGGCAGTTGACAAAAGTGTTGCACACATGCATATGCCTTTCCATATCTGTAGGCATCTCTGCATCTCACCTAAAGGATGTTAAACAGCAAATCCTTTTCATTGCTTGTTTGGTTCTGCTGCTCTTGGgctcaagagaaaaatcacttgTCTAGGTTCTTAGTTTACAGTAACTATCATAACATCCTACTCTGTTGCAACCAGCTTTTCAGGATGCAACCAGCTCTGTGTTGCAGCCAGCTTTTTAGGATGCAACCAGCTCTGTTTCTGTTGCAATCAGCTTTTTTGGATTTTCATTGGTCTAGTACCACttcacttaaatatttttgaaaacactgTTTATTTGGGAGGGGATGCCCAACATGTCTGAACAAGATGCCTCTTCGCCTGTGAATTACATCTTTGTGCGTACCTAGGTTGCTATTCTTATTCCTCTTCAGCCCTTTCAGAGAATTTTGTTTAATCCTAGCTGTGCTTGAGCCTGTTTCAGGAGAATGACAGGTAAATATTGCAACACCTGCAGTAAGCACCCCATCAGCTGTATACGTGGCAGATGTACTATGAGGCTTACcctgaaaaggggaaaaaaaacccaacccaaccccaGAACCCCCCCAGGCAGTGCACTGTTAGAGCCCCACCTCAGAGTGGGTCATTATCTGTTTGACATGCACCTTATCTACATCATAAAGAGATGTTTTCTTATCTGCCTGCAATGAAAGCCGTTCTTATCTTTCCAAAATCTAGGATTTCCTGACTAATACTCAGAAATTATATGGAGCTGATTTGGCTGCAGTTGATTTTCTTCAGGCTTATGATGAAGCCAGGAAAGAAATTAACCAGTGGGTAGAGGAGAAAACTGAAGGTAAAGTACTTAGGTTAATGAAGTAACTGGCAGCGTTTCATACTTTGGCAGCAGGaatagctttattttctgcCGCCTTCAGAACAGTTTAATTTTACCCTAGGAAATTCAATTGATGCATTGAACCAGAAAACGCCTAAGCAAAACATTCACACAGTCCCATAACTTCAgagacatttccattttttgtaTTCAGGCCAATGAGTGCAGGAGAGATGCCTAAACATAGATTTATACTCATGAGATGGAGAATTTGTTTTCGACCGTCCCGGTCCATATTGTGTATATATTTCTAAATCCAGTAATCCTAAATATGCCTGTTTTCTAGTTCTTGTATGATGCATCATATGTGACAGTTTAAgctaaaaatattacattttcatCAAATTATTGTATATCAAAAGTTATAGTAGTGTGTACTATTAAAAAGTATGGTGAAGTAGGCAGGTGCTGAAACACACCTAATTACAGGAATGGACTAGAGatttatatttgtattatttctatGGCATCACTTTCTTCATGTATGTTTTATATGCCATCAACTTATTACAAGATTTtgttgtgacttttttttttctgccccctCTGAAGGTAAAATCCCTGATCTGCTGCCTGAAGGCTCAGTTGATAACATGACCAGGCTCGTATTGgtaaatgctatttatttcaaaggagACTGGGCAGAGAAATTTAATGAAGCCGACACCACTGACATGCCATTTCGGTTAAATAAGGTAATGCAGATAGCTCTTGGTAGTATATACCTAACAAAAAAGTCAAACGATATAGGTGCTAAAGCGAAGCTTTGCttacagataaaataaaaaaatataaagtctTTCATGAATGTTTTCAGTTCACCCAAAAGAGTTTTTTATGGATTtgagtatttttctgtattcaccAAGCTATTTGTTCTCTCACTTACTGGAATAGCATCAGAGACAGTTCTCACGTATAGATTAGGACCCTGCCTGTGTGTGGCAGAGTTTCTGTCTGCTAGCAGTTTCAGCTGCTATGAACTGTGCCTGTTTGTGATGCTTGGTAAGCAGTATTAAAATGATTACGCATTTTGTTTAAGCCCCCTTTTCTTGTTCTATATTCTGCTTATGTTAACAGCTTTACAAGATACTGTATACAGTCATCTGCTTTATGCTGGACAGAGTTGATCTTTGTTGACTTTTAACGTCGTCGTTTTTGGGGCTGGAGCAATATAAAGGTACAGAAACTCGAAGAAATTGTTTCAGTTTCTGCGAGGACTGTGCTACAGAAGCAAAAGTAGAAGCAAATATAATACAAACTCATTATGTCTTCAGAAGAAACTGTTTATTAAACAGGCAGCCAGGAGTCTGATGAAGGCAGTTTTATAATCACCTGATATAATGGAGGAAGAGTTTttgcaagaaagaaatttaagttACTTGTTTTCTACCAGTTCTTTAAATTAGTATTTACTTAACTGTTACTTTTGGTACCTTTTATCCATCCAGAATGAAAGACAGACAGTGAAAATGatgtatcagaaaaaaaaatttcgTTTTGGGTATATCCCTGAAGTAAAGGTCCGTGTTTTAGAGCTGCCTTATGATGGAAGAGAACTTAGTATGATCATCCTGTTACCTGATGACATTGAAGATGACTCCACTGGACTGCAGAAGGTGACCCATCTATGCTAATGTACTTCTTTAACGACTAAGTTCAGCCATTCAGAATCAAAGCCTTAATGAACCCACGTTCTCAGAGCCACGTATCTTATCAAGTGCTCTACtagcactgcaataaagaataCGTGCACATGCTGCATCAGGAAGAGAAGTTGCATTCTGGTTTTGTAGCTTGTGTTCATGTGTCCTTTGGCTTGCTGAACTGAACCATGAGGGAGACTGCGAAAACAAAGTTAACTATGAGAATTAACTTGccttgcttatttattttttttaatgacagaacttttttttcattaccttTGAAAGTCTTTATTTCCTTAGCCTTAGTAAGACTGTTTTCCATTAAATGACCAGGAAGAAACCAGCTTCTTTGAGCTCTctgatgattatttttgttacttctttttatttatgtaattcCATTTAGTTAGATTAATGACTGGGTTTAGTTGCTATCAGCGtgtgtttttcccttctgtacGTTGCAGCTAGAAGCAAATGTCTGTGTTACTTTGTAAAGTAAAAAATGCACTGACTCCACTTAATTTTAACAGCATTTGTTTGATCTATATGGAGCTATCCGTGATACGGGTATGGTCATTTTTGTATAGTTGCTTTATAGTTGTATAGCGCTCTATAAAGCCTTGTAAATGTTACTGACAAGTATTTCTACGCTGGTGATACCTAACGATCTCTGTCTTTTTAATTCTAGCTGGAACAGCAGCTTACCTTAGAGAATCTCCAGGAATGGACATGTCCAGAGCATCTGTATTCCACTGATGTTCGTGTGCGTTTGCCAAAGTTTAAGCTAGAAGAAAGCTATGACCTCAAATCAGATTTAGCTGCTATGGGCTTGTTGGATGTATTTGACAGTGGCAAGTCTGACTTGTCGGGAATGTCAGGGGCACGTGACCTCTTTCTCTCGAAAATTGTCCACAAGGCTTTTGTAGAAGTGAACGAGGAAGGTACGGAGGCTGCCGCTGCCACTGCCGGCATTGCTATGCTCTGCATGGTTATGGAAGAGGATTTCAATGCTGAccatcctttccttttctttattcgCCACAACCCAACGCAAAGCATACTTTTCTTCGGCAGATACGCTTCTCCATAAAAGAGAACGTAGCATTTGCAGACCAGTTCCTGCTGTAGTCAATAAAAGCTTTGCTCCTGAATGAGTTGGATTTTGATGTAGAAAGTTAATGCTCCTGTCTTGACTTCCTCGTAACCTTGACTGAGATTCTGCCTTTCCCATTAGGACAATCCCAGAGAAACTGAGGcgtaatttatttttctttctcaagatTGACGTCCTCTATAATAACTAGGAGAATCTTAACTGCAggcagaagaatttttttttaaattgaactaGAAATAGAAATACTCTGGGAAGAGACTTCTGTCTTTTAAAGCACAGGATCACCCTGTATGCATCCTTGCATGGGTTTCTCTGTGTTGACAGCCCCCTGTTGTAATAACTTAAAATAATCTAGTCATTCCTTATGTATTTATACTAGGATGTTCTTGCAAAGCTGTTCCTCCCCTGAATTCTTGCTTTTCAAAGATATcttaataaaatacttcaagGCACCAAAAGGCATGTTTCTGAACAGCTGAGTTTACCCAGTTCTGTTGTGAAATAGAAGGTCAGATAACATTTATTTAGAGACATCTATTAATAGAGAAAGGATTAAGCTATTTAAACAAATGTAACCCCTTCCAGTCATTAGCCAGAAAACTTGCAATACAGCTTTtgaatgaggaggaggagaagaaattaaTAACAACTTTAAACACATGATCTaaagaggattttaaaaatatatactctGGTGCCATTTTAGTTATTGAAAACGTGAAAATGTGTCAGGGCTTAGAGGTTTTAGTTGCTTGAAGCTAATGGGTGCCTTTCTGCAAGTTCAGAAGCTTTCACTGTGACATTAGATTCTGGCCAAACCTATGTGATCCTcaaaaaatacttcagcttCCTGGGGGGAGACTGTGTATAATATGCAATAAGTATCTATCTGATGTGTCTCTATGTACAAGGATTCAGCGTTTACTGAGCTGACTTCCACTACttctttatacacaaaccttctgTATGGTACAACAGCCTTATGCCTGGGAGCCACTGCAATTACATACCGTTGGCCTCTCGTGTTTATTTCTGGAGGTTATTTGCTTGTATCATGGATCTCTCGGGTACTGTAGCATTCACCTGTACAACCACAGTTCTAAGTGGGGCACAAGAATTTCTGTATGATTGCAAACTTTatattaattttgtctttaagcaacaaataaaaatctttttcttaaacttgtgttcaaaatggaaatttcttCACGCGATTTAGTATTTCAGAGTACAAAAATAACTGTCTACCTGAAGGCTAGCTCCCAAGAAAACCACTGGTGCAGCAGATGTGATCAGCTGTATGAAGTCCTTGGCCTGTTCAGAGTaggtgaaaatactgaaaaacaaattactgGGTGGAAGAGATGATTGCGTGAACCATCGGCTTCCCCTGTAAGTGTAATGACTCCAGCTGCGAGCACCTACAGGGAACAGGGAGAGAGTAATGGTTTGTGTGAAATGACACGAGCGCTTGGTCTGCACATCAGTAAGCGAGTTTCTGTGCGTCGGTAATACGTCACTTGCAAAGGCTCTGGTAAATTTGTAAAGGAGAACAGGTATTGCAGAGCACAGGTGAAAACGTAACCTGTTCTGGGCTGAGTGTTTTGAAAACTCAAATCTTTGCAAataagtgagaaaaaaattagcacaAAACCCATGTAAAAATTCAGACCGGATTGACGTTGTGTTAGTTCTGGGTTTCTGGGCCTTCGTCTTCAGCCTTTTAGCAAATAAAGCTTCTGCTGCCATAGACGGGTTTTGACTAAGTGAGGCTCAAAAGCTCCATTGTAATTACATCCTTATCTTTATATGCTTAAACTCAATTAATGAATGGAAGATATATGACGTCTGAAGGCTTTTAGCGCTGTAATTACCAGGAGGTCAGAAGAAAGATAAAACCTTGCATAACAGTACAAATCAGCATAGCTTTATGAGGAGActcatgtatttctttattaCTTTAGTCTCAGTGTTCAGGAACTGAACTATTTTATTGAGACAAATTAGACTTTCTGCAGACAggatgcagaaaataaatctcagcAATAAGAATCTCAGTAAAGTCAGCTTCACAttcaatcattttaaaaaaaccccagcaaatcTACTGGCAAATATTCATGTCCCACAATAAGATGGTTGTGAGTGTTTTTCCTtaatattccttttcttcttgtgctCCTTTCAGAACAAGTGGCTGATGAGGGTTGACTCCAGCAGGAATATCTGGAATGCCAACTGTATTCACAgctctataaaataaaatgctgcttcaACTAGCTCACGCAAgggactttttatttttagaactaCTGGAAGAACACAGGTCTCACTGAGTTCAAAGCACGGTAGTTTTCAGTATAAGATGCtttaactgaggaaaaaaggaagaaaatgtaattttaatgagTTAAAGCTATAATGTATAGGATGAGAGAATGTCACATTGGAAGTCCGAATATAAAATCAGGAGCCTAGTCTTAGTCTTAACTAACTAGCAGtcataaatacacacacacaaaatatacaaaaaatacttttgatatATAGAATCTTTTCTTGTATTAACCCCAGGGATAGCAACATTAAAGAAGCTAGACCGACTGCAGTTACAGTTCCTAGGAGGGGACCAATAAGTACTTGAGCATAAACTTCCCCGTTCAAAATCAAtttgcagcaggctgctggtTTGAGAAGACATCAGCTGAGTTTCTTCCAGCAGAAAAGAGGATTACAGCAGGTAGGGTTCACGCAGCATTTTGGCCTCTCCTAAGCAGACCAGGCTTCATAACAACCCAAACCTCAAAGCAGTATTTGTTCACTGTGATGAGTAAGCCAGACTTTGTCCTTCTGCTTACACGGACCCTTTACGATAGCCCTTTGatttcagtaatttaaaaagaaaaaaccaccacccacCACCACACCATTTAGCTGCTTTCTCTCTGACTCATACAGTTTAGGTTGCTCTTCCTAGAAAGTAAATACCGTAGCATGGATAAGGAGGGCAGTTATCTCTGGGTTTTAAGTCACCTTAACCTAGAGATAAATTCATATAGATGAGTTAACTCAGAATGTGTTTAGTAATACTTTCACTGTTAAatgttttcatgtatttatatatgaCCAAAATCCTGGTAAAGTACCTAAACCTGATCAAGTCCCCAGATGTCTTGAAGACAGATATTCATCTTGATTTTTTAATACGGTTTCATTAGAAGGGAATAAGATCAGTGCAATTCACTTGAACCTATTGAGATAAAAAGGTGCAACTGAAATCAGAAActgggttttgtggggggtttttggtggggttttttgtttgcttgttttggttttctgtttttgtggtttttggtggtggttttttttttttttactgtagcaAACCTGTCTAGCTCTGTCATGTCATCTTATGGTACCAGCTAAATATATATTCTTATCCATATTCATTAAGGGGCCTATGCATTCCCTTGCTGCTTAATaacaataaaagacaaaaaccacAGCCAAAATTCTGGAGAGCACAACCTGTTTGGAAACATGCTGAACGTGCATAGTGGCTGCTGGCAATTCAGATAATGAATTCATTGCATCAGCCAGAAAATGTTGTATCTTCAGGTTAAATAGAACTTCAAACAACTAGTTTGTACAATCATTTTTTATACCGTAACACTGAAATTACTAGACAGTCTTTTTGGCTAAGAGCTTTTCTTTCAACACATGAGAGAAAACActatggaaaatggaaaaaaattgcagcccAGAGTTTAAATGAGGCTTTAAACTCTTTGTGCATGGAAAACAGTACAAGAAAACTAAAGTAGAAGTCATgatttcatataaatatttagtATAAAAGCCAGTACAACTCCAAGTCCTACATCCTCCAGTTTTTTATCTGTGTGAGTCAAACGAGCTAAATAATAGAAACAATAATAATTAGATAATTTTCTAAAAACTGCAGTGGAATTCATTCATGGCATtatttaattaatgtttttggTCTTGCTATCCATATCTTTGGCACTGGTATGCTGCTATTGGGATGCTATTCAATACATGGGTATTAAATTGCCCAACATGGGCTATGGCGTGGCCTTTCTCATGGTCTGTGTTACTTCTTAGTGGAGCAACTTAcataagagaaaaagagatcGTGGTACAGTGGATTTTGATGGTGCTCCTTACAGTGGGAGCAACTGGGATCACAATTCTCATCCCCAATTTTTTAGTGACACCGTAATATTTGGTATTTCCTTAAAGCTCTACAGTCtgaagataaataaatacagcattatATCGGCATGCAATTAAGAGATCATTCCTGCCCTTAAGTGAGCTTCAAAAGGTACTCAAAAGGTACTCAAAAGCcagagaacaaagaaatatACTTCAcgattttttaatttcattatttcatctGGTGCTTTTGAAGCCATTTCACGAGGAGATTGGCTTTTGTTTCAGAGAGACAGGAAACGGTGCGGGGTGAAATGTCCATTTGCGAGCGCATCTGGTCCTGATGGACTTTTTAATGGAGCACGGAGTTCTTCAAAG comes from Grus americana isolate bGruAme1 chromosome 2, bGruAme1.mat, whole genome shotgun sequence and encodes:
- the LOC129203803 gene encoding leukocyte elastase inhibitor-like, giving the protein MENLRNANSRFALDLLRRFNETNPTGNVFFSPVSVSAALAMVLLGAKGNTEAQVLKTLHFDKVEGIHSRFQTLTMDINRSNAPYLLRLANRLYGEKSYSFLPDFLTNTQKLYGADLAAVDFLQAYDEARKEINQWVEEKTEGKIPDLLPEGSVDNMTRLVLVNAIYFKGDWAEKFNEADTTDMPFRLNKNERQTVKMMYQKKKFRFGYIPEVKVRVLELPYDGRELSMIILLPDDIEDDSTGLQKLEQQLTLENLQEWTCPEHLYSTDVRVRLPKFKLEESYDLKSDLAAMGLLDVFDSGKSDLSGMSGARDLFLSKIVHKAFVEVNEEGTEAAAATAGIAMLCMVMEEDFNADHPFLFFIRHNPTQSILFFGRYASP